In Flavobacterium luteolum, the DNA window CTTTCCATCTTTTGTGAAGACCGGAGTAGACTCATTGAACTTTGTATTTATTTTCCCTCCAAATTTAGCTGGCCTCTCGATGGATCCATCACTTTTCAGTGCCGAAATATAAAGATCCGTACAGTATTCTCCGCTTGAAGGGTTTAGCTGGCCTTTTCTGCGCGCAGAAGCAAATACTATATTTTGCCCATAAAATGCACTCCCATAATCAGATCTACTGCTGTTTATGCCAGCATCTGCAATCGTATAACGGCCGGAATTTTTTTTGATCACCTCCAGATAATTCTTTTCTTCTGAAGCCATAAGCGCTCTTTTATCCTGGCTATCATTTTTATAAAACTCCTGCAGCATTTCGTCTGCCTTGGCATAATTCTGAACCGCTTTCAAAGATTGGGCGTAGCGATAATAATATTCTCCCTCTTTTGCATCTGGCATTGAAAAAAGCTCGCCATACCATTTGACTGCATTTTGATAATCTGCCTTATAATAGTATGCATTACCTAATTTCTTAAGCATGTCGGCTGATTTATAACCGCGCTCATATACTCTCTCGAATACTTTTACAGCGTCGACATAAGCATATCGATTATAATCCTTATCCCCTTTTTTCATCTGCATATTCTGTCCATGAACTCCGCAAGACAATAAAACTGCAGCTGATAAACATTTAATTGTATTTCTCATAGTATTTTTTTTAGAAAAATCTCGGTGATATAAAACCTCTATTTTTATTTACTAACTCAAACCTTAAAAATATCTCATGAGAGCCTGCATTGTAGTAGCTCAACTTTGTGGTTTCTAAGTCGTAACCGTAGCCGATATACATTCCGTTTGTAACCTGAAAACCAGCCATAGCACTTACTGCAGCTCCCCATCGCCAAGATGCTCCTAAAACAAATTTTTCATTAAACATAAAGTTTCCGGATACATCAAGCTGTAAAGGTGCGCCTTCAACTGCCTTTAATAAAAAAGCGGGCTTAAATTGAAGGGATGGCGATAAATCAAATACGTGTCCCCCTATTAAATATACATGCATCTTATCTAAATAAACAGCGCGATCATTATCTGCATACCTTTTAGTCTGCAAAAATTGCGGTACTGACAAGCCTAAATAAGTTTTATCAGAATGGAAATAAATCCCTGCCCCAACATTAGGGCTAAATTCATTTTTCACTGAAACCAGATTAGCATCTGATTGATCATAAATATGCAGTTTTTCAGTATCTAGATTAAAAAGACCCACTGATCCTTTTATCCCGAATGACAAATCGTACTTCTCAGAAACCAGAATAGTATACGAAAGGTCTGCCGAAATATTATTCATCGCAGTAGGACCAATACGATCATTTACAAATGATATTCCTCCTCCAAGACCCGAATCCCCCAAAGGTGAATTCATAGAAAATGTATTAGTTACAGGAGCTCCGTCTAATCCAACCCACTGGGTTCTATGCAATCCAAAAATACTTAGCGCGCCTCGGCTTCCAGCGTAAGCTGGATTGACATTAACAGTATTATACATATACTGTGTATATTGTGAGTCTTGCTGGGCAAACATCTTGGTACCCAAAAAAAACACCAATAACATTAAAATTATCTTCTTCATTTTACTCATCACTTTATTTTTTATTGTAATAACTCATTGGGGCATTTTTATCCCCAATGAGTATTAGCCTTGTTATCTATTAAGATATAAATATCCCGATTTCTCTTTTGTATTTCCTTGAATGTCTGAATATCTCAATATATAGAAGTAAGTTCCTGTAGGCAAACCTGCAGCCTTATCGACAGTAGCTCTTCCCTCTGAAATTCCAGTAAAGTAGTTGCCATTTTGACCATATTTCTCCGTTTGATAT includes these proteins:
- a CDS encoding PorP/SprF family type IX secretion system membrane protein yields the protein MKKIILMLLVFFLGTKMFAQQDSQYTQYMYNTVNVNPAYAGSRGALSIFGLHRTQWVGLDGAPVTNTFSMNSPLGDSGLGGGISFVNDRIGPTAMNNISADLSYTILVSEKYDLSFGIKGSVGLFNLDTEKLHIYDQSDANLVSVKNEFSPNVGAGIYFHSDKTYLGLSVPQFLQTKRYADNDRAVYLDKMHVYLIGGHVFDLSPSLQFKPAFLLKAVEGAPLQLDVSGNFMFNEKFVLGASWRWGAAVSAMAGFQVTNGMYIGYGYDLETTKLSYYNAGSHEIFLRFELVNKNRGFISPRFF